In Victivallis sp. Marseille-Q1083, the genomic stretch AAGATGTAAAGAAGTAGTAAAAAAACATAGAACTTGAGATATATTTGTCAGTAATTACAATTCAATTGCAACATATTGTTTCGGATGGTAAACGAATAATCAGTCAGTATGATTTATAATAGTCTGAACCGGACGTATAATTATCTGCTGCGGACGAACGCGGTGAATCAGTATTCGCTGATCACCGAGCCGAATGGCACCACTTATGCGCAGGTGCATGATGCTGACGGCAACCTGACCGAGTTATACGACGCAGTATACCTACGATGCCGAGAACCGTCTGAAAACGGCGGATGTCGGGACTTATCGTTATGAGTACGCTTACGACTATCAGGGCCGACGGATCAAGCAGAAGGTGATCCTAAAGTCGGGAGCGACCGGCCAGACGCAGTCAGAGGTCGCTTACGTCTACGACGGCTGGAATGTAGTAGGCGTCTACGACACCACGACGGCGACGCCGACTTTCCAGAAGGGGTATCTATGGGGTGAAGACCTCTCCGGCAGTTTGCAGGGTGCCGGCGGAGTCGGCGGGCTGCTGGCGGAAAAGCGTGGTGGCCAGACCTATCTGCCGGTCTATGACGGCAACGGCAATATCATGAGTTATTTGAATGCGTCGACCAAGGCTTCGGTGGCGGAATATGTCTACGACGCTTTCGGCCGCACGATATCTTCGAGCGGCACGGAGGCTGACAACTTCACTTACCGGTTCAGCACGAAGCCGATGGACGGCAATGGCCTCTACTACTACGGTTATCGTTACTACGATCTGCAGCATGGCCGATGGATCAGCCGCGATCCGATTGAAGAGAGTGGCGGGGTAAATCTGTATGGTTTTAACAGCAATAATGGTATATCGGCCATTGATTGGTTAGGGCTGGATGATGCTAAAGATGTTGAATATCCGACACATTGGTATGGCGTTGGAGAAACCGTTTTATATCATTTTTATGAGACTCTTTATTCTCCCGGCCGAATGCTTGAACGCATGGGCCGGACGGCAAGAGATAATCCATGGGATTTAATAAATCCTTATTCGAAACGTAATTTGGCTATGGAAGGAGTAAATGGTGTCTTGGATACTGCAGGAGTGGGATTGGGGGTGGGGGTTAGTTTCTTGAGTGGAGATGCTTTGGATTCCCAGCCGATGACCGGCTTGGAAAGTTGCTTCATTTTCTTTAATGGTATATCCAATACATTTCAAGGCGCAAGTGATACTGCGGACAGTGCGGCTCGAGCTCTAGGTTATTCCAGTCGGATGTTGGTTACCAATCGGACGACATTTAATATTGAAGATATTGGAGTTGGAGACTATCTTCAAATTCTCGGCAATGAATTTTGGATGATTGAAATAGTGGCGATTCGCGGTGCTCAGTTATTGCGGGAAGCCGATCGTAGGTGTCCTTGCATTAAAGTGGTGGCGCATAGTCAGGGGACAATGAGTTTCAGGAGAGCGTTGGATTTGGTGGACACTCCTGATCTCAGAGCCAAGATTGATTACATCGGGGTTGGAGGAGAGGCTTTTAATAGTGCTTCTTTTATCGGCTTGCGCTGCGCCCGCAATATCTGGAATTTTTCCGATACTTTTAGCACCTGGGATAAGGTGCCATTGACTAATTATCTGCCAAGTTTGGATAAGGGCATGAGCCTGCCATTCTTGGGACCGTCAACTTTTGGTTATGATCTTTTTGAGTATGGTCGTTGGGAATTAAAAACTTCGAAATATTTTCAAGAAGGTGGCAATCATCATTCATTTTCTTATTATATTGAACTGCTTAGAGGAGAAAGGAAACGTAAAAATGTTCGTTAAAATGGTTTGGTTGATGTTTATAGTTGGGTTGTTGTACGGTTGTACTGTTTCAAAAGCTAGACTCGATGATGTTTACCCTTATCATTCAATGATTGGGAAAAAATATATTTTGTTAAGGGATTGCAAATTGGTGGATCGTACATTAAAGCTTCCGTATTTATATCCAGAATATATAGTGTATCCTGAAAACAAAAAAGTTACAGGTTCAGGGCTGTTGGGATCTGATTTTGAGATAATACATGTGGATTTTGAAGAGAATATGGCAACTCGAGGAATCAGTTATGAAGTTTTAATTACTACTCCAAATGGAGAAAAAATTGAAGCTTGTGCAGAACAGCAGATGCTTTCTATTGATTGGGTGGACGGTAATTGGGATTCAATACCCCACTTTATGGCTCCATTAGTAAAGGAATTGGAAAAATGAGAGTACTTGATATTAATAAAGTTGTCACACCTGTCCTAACAATTTTCAAAATGGCGTAATTTTCTGATTACGCCCCCTCATTTTCATCTATTTCACACCAATTCTCAAAAGTAGCCCCCCTTTGTTGTAAATCTGCTGTCCTAAAAAGCGAACTCTGGTTGAAATGATTCCGGCTCCGGTGGTTTGGTAAATGGTTGATCCAGCCATTGGCGCAAGTCGCGGTAAACAAATAGATTCCATTTCAGGAAAGTGACCAGGGTTGAAAAATGCCATTGCGCTTTCGACAAAAACTTCAGGTACTTGGTCAGCAAAATAGCGATAAGCGCTGTCCAAACTTGAATCCGAACCGCATTTTCGCTGGTGCCGATAAACGTTTTGATCTTGAAGTTCTGCTTGAGCATCTTGAAAAAGCTTTCGATTTGCCAGCGAGCCTTATAGATGTCGCCGATCGTTTGTGCGTCCAGCTCAAAATTGTTGGTTAGCAAGGTCAATGTCCGATGGTTTTCCACATCGCAGACGACCACTTTGCGGAGACGTTCCGGATATTTGTCTTGCGAACCACGCAGAAAAATGACTTCATCGCTCAAAACGGTTCCGGGATATTGCTTGACATCGTATTCCGGGATGTCGTAGGTCGTATTGGTCTTGAGGCGCGTGACAAAATCCACACCGGAGAGATTCCATTTATACAGCATGGAAAAATCAACGTATCCGCGATCACAAACCACCATGCTGTCACGCGGGAGTTCCATTCGTCTGGCGCTGTTTACCTCATGAACATCTCCATTGGTGAAATCAACGAACACGGGAAGATGACCATCGTGATCCAACAGCATATTGAGCTTGATTGCCCCTTTGGTTTGCCGATAGGTTGCCCATGGAAAAACTTTAACGCAAAGCTCAATCAGCGTTGCGTCGAGACTGTAAAGTTTCTTGGGAAACGAAAACTCATGCCGTGGCGCAATTGCATGGCAGTGTCCCAGAAGCATATGGAAAATATCGCCGAACATTTTCGGAGAGCGATGGGCATTGGCGTACGACAAGTTGGATTTGGTTGGAGCGGATTCCACTCCAAGATGATTCAATTTGCCTCCACAGGTTTTCAAACCTCCGCAAATCTCTCGCAGACTATTGGCCTGCGCCAACTGGCAGAAGATCATCGACACAAAAT encodes the following:
- a CDS encoding RHS repeat-associated core domain-containing protein, which produces MILKSGATGQTQSEVAYVYDGWNVVGVYDTTTATPTFQKGYLWGEDLSGSLQGAGGVGGLLAEKRGGQTYLPVYDGNGNIMSYLNASTKASVAEYVYDAFGRTISSSGTEADNFTYRFSTKPMDGNGLYYYGYRYYDLQHGRWISRDPIEESGGVNLYGFNSNNGISAIDWLGLDDAKDVEYPTHWYGVGETVLYHFYETLYSPGRMLERMGRTARDNPWDLINPYSKRNLAMEGVNGVLDTAGVGLGVGVSFLSGDALDSQPMTGLESCFIFFNGISNTFQGASDTADSAARALGYSSRMLVTNRTTFNIEDIGVGDYLQILGNEFWMIEIVAIRGAQLLREADRRCPCIKVVAHSQGTMSFRRALDLVDTPDLRAKIDYIGVGGEAFNSASFIGLRCARNIWNFSDTFSTWDKVPLTNYLPSLDKGMSLPFLGPSTFGYDLFEYGRWELKTSKYFQEGGNHHSFSYYIELLRGERKRKNVR
- a CDS encoding IS4 family transposase; this encodes MKNTSVSLFRQVLDLIPKREFEEIVMKHNGDKRKQSFDSWAHFVSMIFCQLAQANSLREICGGLKTCGGKLNHLGVESAPTKSNLSYANAHRSPKMFGDIFHMLLGHCHAIAPRHEFSFPKKLYSLDATLIELCVKVFPWATYRQTKGAIKLNMLLDHDGHLPVFVDFTNGDVHEVNSARRMELPRDSMVVCDRGYVDFSMLYKWNLSGVDFVTRLKTNTTYDIPEYDVKQYPGTVLSDEVIFLRGSQDKYPERLRKVVVCDVENHRTLTLLTNNFELDAQTIGDIYKARWQIESFFKMLKQNFKIKTFIGTSENAVRIQVWTALIAILLTKYLKFLSKAQWHFSTLVTFLKWNLFVYRDLRQWLDQPFTKPPEPESFQPEFAF